In Vanessa atalanta chromosome 3, ilVanAtal1.2, whole genome shotgun sequence, one genomic interval encodes:
- the LOC125076852 gene encoding beta-lactamase-like protein 2 homolog, which produces MATVIPAVTKLSNRVIRVLGCNPGPMTLQGTNTYLIGNGRNRILLDTGDRDVQDYQKNLAEVVKAEQINIEHIVVTHWHHDHIGGVENLYGTIAKQPQIWKHKRDSSDAPDSELPNTLPLNWLADGQEIKVEGATVKIHHTPGHTTDHVVMTLLEDNILFSGDCILGEGTAVFEDLYTYMKSLSKILELKPNVIYPGHGNIIEDPIQKIEYYINHRNQREEQILDVMKKNMEKKFNEMDLVKVIYVETPEQLWPAAAYNVSHHLKKLTKENKITCFDVDGENKWQYTASRSNL; this is translated from the exons ATGGCTACGGTTATTCCGGCTGTGACAAAATTATCAAATAGAGTAATACGCGTACTTGGTTGCAATCCTGGTCCTATGACTCTGCAAGGTaccaatacttatttaattgggAATGGCAGAAA tcgtATATTGCTGGATACGGGTGATAGAGATGTACAGGATTATCAGAAAAACCTTGCTGAAGTAGTTAAAGCAGAACAGATCAATATTGAACATATTGTGGTAACACATTGGCATCACGATCATATTGGTGGAGTTGAAAATCTTTATGGAACAATTGCAA AACAACCACAAATTTGGAAACACAAGAGAGACTCAAGCGATGCCCCAGACAGTGAATTGCCTAATACATTGCCATTGAATTGGCTAGCTGACGGTCAAGAGATCAAAGTCGAAGGTGCTACTGTTAAGATTCATCACACACCTGGCCACACAACAGACCATGTTGTTATGACATTGCTCGAAGATAACATATTGTTCAGCGGTGATTGTATATTGGGCGAAGGGACAGCAGTTTTTGAagatttatatacttacatgaAAAGTTTGAGTAAAATATTGGAATTGAAACCCAATGTTATATATCCAGGACATGGCAACATTATTGAA gaTCCCATACAAAAGATAGAATACTATATTAACCATAGAAATCAAAGAGAGGAGCAGATACTCGATGTGATGAAGAAAAACATGGAAaagaaatttaatgaaatggACTTGGTGAAAGTAATATATGTAGAAACTCCAGAACAGTTATGGCCGGCAGCTGCCTATAATGTAAGCCATCACTTGaaaaaattgacaaaagaaaataaaataacatgttttgACGTTGATGGTGAAAATAAATGGCAGTATACTGCTTCTCGGAGTAACTTGTAA